The following are encoded together in the Oncorhynchus gorbuscha isolate QuinsamMale2020 ecotype Even-year linkage group LG03, OgorEven_v1.0, whole genome shotgun sequence genome:
- the LOC124032231 gene encoding nck-associated protein 5-like isoform X4, whose product MVSFQQDPPKLLLGTMSDETEPRMCDNLEEEEGDVEDYLEEEEGDVEDYLEEEENNGELMDRLRELEAENSALLLANENQREAYERCLDEVANHVVQALLNQKDLREECIKLKMHVFDLERQNRVLCELFQQKLPNQSSSQDQVQPGPLPVYNTQLLHNVSDKQVGSQSQSDAQAKGNGFHRTLPQAPATPPRGPAASMDALSPFFKKKAHILEVLRKMEETDPLKFHPSAGSITFCDYSQVLMSTEAVLAAGDLCKKHQTLCSCSDSDMQQQQHINGEGQLCPTHLKKSTDSPVKCNYVCGSTAKLNLTPNNVKGTSTTAAISECHIKSTSVEKQQTMNDHQQPAGPNSYLSITVVDQTSPANQGPEAGLKTGQVQDTEKESCLKGKSDEDGSLFTSQLPVPGVKDNPQLAYCELETNGFILSSNDSDNVLSDVVIPEKDGGPAEEGDFSGRANVALSPIRSSCLSDVKAAAINSPSRVLKFLKIPTMAERTQAGASPVRLSPQLTRTSKIPCRTNNYEVYHSPVPSRRSATTERARQPPPPPTRSESYPATTHSASAPTSPPQPEDTCSPPAKELCYRSLLAPKTNNGVPDPLAPGTSHTPRASSQKVPYYENMLELSTSAQVEESKVPENVNISSFSHTITESDRKQNNSLIHKDNVLFLQQQHLSPASDSSSSSSSSSSSSDQDGNTESPFWHGHHSLPNPSALRAAQFQSSPAHYASMKDRGSQDQDTREATIQNSDLSQSQPPVLPAKRHDPSSIPKRPSGVAGSGSQPAESSHTFKYRLAALGKLRSSEDLQINVLLPVDKPEPQSEESIVYFNDDRNKTEESPVDGNLEEQRHSEYTDSLDGKLKGIPGSVALNFPGDCQSYDPAAKSLFGSSVVKAELEMLSSRVGVAKTDSPKGKLGLPSPNTDTPIVLRNNMKCPASLNLSYHGKQPAPSIPYSSSSPSKVPPKSPSKPCQGLAPSAGTGKPTLEAPALVPRYSSKSEDRSKLNANKRNTTVYSDSLPPPLPMPEPQQQEEEKRHLLPIVSSPTLGPTSAIEEKVMKGIEENMLKLAEQDRGQVTEVKLKASNGIASWFGLKKSKLPALSRKPDIPPKVKDEKKGGEWRLNIPSKMAGSKFKGEGVGVESLNISMLMEKAEGLRRALEEERAYVNGVGGVGMDRSGRGHSCEVVMDQSQGQLAVMYRGARSDNFMQQLLNRVDGKDFSGISVAQRRLSFDCKTSRPFSRHTTSGEDMQKGSEHLISNVPSDDNVADPVHSHHFAASGASTYTLDSGIGTFPLPNYCSGTPGRSLSKVRGAGAEHGSSGSSGRAGRRARTLDREPSSMEQCYQSHRDMTAPVMYGSVLEGKGMPRQTAGVIHEGLHQASISHVEGPIYRGSAE is encoded by the exons AACCATGTCTGATGAGACAGAACCGAGGATGTGTGATaacctggaggaagaggagggtgacgtTGAGGACtacctggaggaagaggagggagacgtTGAGGACtacctggaggaagaggagaacaaCGGAGAACTGATGGACCGactcagagagctggag GCAGAAAACTCAGCTCTTTTGTTGGCCAATGAGAATCAAAGAGAAGCATATGAGAGATGTCTGGATGAGGTGGCCAACCATGTGGTCCAAGCCCTCCTCAACCAAAAG GATCTGCGAGAGGAGTGCATCAAGCTGAAGATGCATGTGTTTGAcctggagagacagaacagagtgtTGTGTGAGCTCTTCCAACAGAAGCTACCCAACCAGTCAAGCTCTCAGGACCAG GTGCAGCCAGGACCCCTCCCAGTATACAATACACAGCTGCTGCACAATGTCTCTGACAAGCAGGTGGGGTCACAGTCACAGAGCGACGCACAAGCCAAG GGAAATGGGTTTCACCGCACACTGCCACAGGCCCCAGCAACTCCCCCCAGAGGCCCAGCCGCATCCATGGATGCCCTGTCCCCATTCTTCAAGAAGAAAGCACACATTCTGGAGGTCCTTCgaaagatggaggagacagaCCCCCTCAAGTTCCACCCCTCTGCAGGCAGCATCACCTTCTGTGACTACAGTCAGGTCCTGATGTCCACAGAGGCTGTCCTGGCTGCTGGAGACCTGTGTAAGAAGCACCAGACACTCTGCTCCTGCTCAGACTCCGACATGCAACAACAGCAGCACATCAATGGTGAAGGGCAGTTATGTCCTACGCACCTCAAAAAGAGCACAGACAGTCCAGTCAAATGTAACTATGTTTGTGGTAGTACTGCAAAGCTCAACCTGACCCCAAACAATGTCAAAGGCACATCCACCACAGCTGCTATCAGTGAATGCCACATCAAGAGCACATCAGTGGAGAAACAACAGACAATGAATGACCACCAGCAACCAGCAGGTCCTAACTCTTACTTGTCAATCACAGTTGTAGATCAGACTAGCCCAGCCAATCAGGGCCCAGAGGCTGGATTAAAGACTGGGCAGGTCCaggacacagagaaggagagctgtCTTAAAGGGAAGTCTGATGAGGATGGTAGTTTGTTTACCTCCCAGCTGCCTGTCCCTGGAGTGAAGGACAACCCTCAGCTAGCATACTGTGAGCTGGAAACCAATGGGTTTATCTTATCTTCCAATGACAGTGATAACGTGTTGAGTGATGTAGTTATTCCAGAGAAAGACGGTGGCCCAGCAGAGGAGGGGGATTTCTCTGGGAGAGCCAACGTGGCCCTCAGCCCCATCCGTTCATCATGTCTCAGCGACGTCAAAGCCGCTGCCATCAATTCCCCGTCCAGGGTCCTCAAGTTCCTAAAGATCCCTACAATGGCAGAGAGGACCCAGGCAGGGGCCAGCCCTGTCCGTCTGAGCCCCCAGCTCACCCGCACGTCGAAGATCCCCTGTCGCACTAACAACTATGAGGTGTACCACTCCCCTGTCCCCTCACGCAGATCCGCTACCACAGAAAGGGCCAGgcagcctcctcctccacccaccaGGTCCGAATCCTACCCAGCCACTACGCACTCAGCCTCAGCCCCCACCTCCCCGCCTCAGCCTGAGGACACCTGCTCCCCTCCAGCCAAGGAGCTTTGCTACAGGAGCCTCTTAGCCCCCAAGACCAACAATGGTGTCCCCGATCCACTGGCCCCTGGCACTTCTCACACACCCAGGGCCTCTTCGCAGAAGGTCCCGTACTATGAGAACATGTTGGAACTTTCCACCTCGGCTCAGGTAGAAGAATCCAAGGTCCCAGAGAACGTAAACATATCATCTTTCTCTCATACCATAACAGAAAGTGACAGGAAGCAAAATAATTCACTAATACATAAAGACAATGTCCTGTTTCTCCAGCAGCAGCATTTGTCCCCTGCTTCggactcctcatcctcttcctcgtCCTCCTCATCTTCGTCCGATCAGGATGGCAACACAGAGAGCCCATTCTGGCACGGCCACCACAGTCTGCCCAACCCCTCTGCCCTCAGAGCAGCTCAGTTTCAGAGCAGCCCAGCTCACTATGCCAGCATGAAAGACAGAGGATCACAGGACCAGGATACTAGAGAGGCCACAATACAAAACTCTGATCTCTCCCAGTCCCAGCCTCCAGTTCTCCCAGCCAAGAGACATGATCCCTCGTCCATTCCCAAGAGGCCTTCTGGGGTAGCAGGGTCAGGGAGTCAGCCAGCCGAGTCTAGTCACACATTCAAATACAGGCTGGCTGCACTTGGCAAGCTGAGGAGCTCAGAGGACTTACAAATCAATGTGCTCCTGCCAGTAGACAAGCCAGAGCCTCAGAGTGAGGAGAGTATAGTCTATTTTAACGATGACAGGAATAAGACAGAGGAGAGCCCTGTGGATGGTAATTTAGAGGAGCAGAGACACTCGGAATATACAGACTCTCTGGACGGTAAGCTTAAAGGTATTCCTGGTAGCGTTGCTTTGAATTTCCCAGGTGACTGTCAGTCCTATGATCCTGCAGCTAAGTCTCTCTTTGGCTCTTCAGTCGTCAAGGCAGAGCTGGAGATGCTCTCATCCAGAGTGGGTGTGGCTAAGACGGACAGCCCCAAAGGTAAACTGGGCCTCCCGTCTCCAAACACTGACACTCCCATAGTTTTACGCAACAACATGAAATGCCCGGCTTCTCTGAACCTGTCTTACCATGGTAAACAACCTGCACCCAGCATCCCTTACAGCAGCAGCAGCCCCAGCAAGGTCCCTCCTAAGTCCCCGTCTAAACCGTGCCAGGGCCTGGCTCCCTCAGCTGGAACTGGGAAGCCCACCCTGGAGGCCCCAGCCCTGGTCCCCCGGTACTCCTCCAAGTCAGAGGACAGGAGCAAACTCAACGCAAACAAGAGAAACACCACAGTGTACAGTGACAGCCTTCCTCCCCCGCTCCCAATGCCAGAACCGCAGCagcaggaagaggagaagagacaccTTCTCCCTATTGTCTCCAGCCCCACACTTGGCCCCACGTCAGCCATTGAGGAGAAGGTGATGAAGGGTATCGAGGAGAACATGCTGAAGCTggcagaacaggacagaggacag GTTACTGAGGTCAAACTGAAGGCCTCTAACGGGATCGCCAGCTGGTTTGGCCTGAAGAAGAGCAAACTCCCAGCTCTCAGCCGCAAACCAGACATACCACCTAAGGTCAAAGACGAGAAGAAAGGTGGAGAGTGGAGGCTGAATATCCCTTCCAAAATGGCGGGGTCTAAGTTTAAAGGAGAGGGCGTGGGGGTGGAAAGCCTAAATATCTCGATGCTGATGGAGAAGGCGGAGGGTCTGAGGAGagctctggaggaggagagggcctaCGTGAATGGGGTTGGGGGGGTCGGGATGGACCGGTCTGGAAGGGGCCACTCCTGTGAGGTGGTGATGGACCAATCACAGGGCCAGCTGGCTGTGATGTACAGGGGAGCGCGCTCAGACAACTTCATGCAGCAGCTACTGAACAG GGTGGATGGGAAGGACTTCAGTGGCATCAGTGTGGCTCAGAGACGCCTCTCCTTTGACTGTAAAACCTCCAGACCGTTCAGCAGACACACCACCAGCGGGGAGGACATGCAGAAG GGTTCAGAACATCTGATCAGCAACGTCCCCTCAGATGACAATGTAGCTGACCCAGTTCACTCTCATCACTTCGCAG ctTCTGGTGCCTCCACCTACACCCTGGACAGTGGCATTGGCACCTTCCCTCTGCCTAACTACTGTAGTGGTACGCCTGGGAGAAGCCTGTCTAAGGTGAGAGGGGCTGGAGCTGAGCATGGCTCCTCTGGTTCTTCTGGCCGGGCAGGGAGGAGGGCTAGGACCCTGGACAGAGAGCCCTCATCCATGGAGCAGTGCTATCAATCTCACAGAGACATGACGGCCCCTGTAATGTACGGGTCTGTACTGGAGGGGAAAGGCATGCCCAGGCAAACAGCTGGGGTCATTCATGAAG gtcttcatcagGCATCCATATCCCATGTGGAAGGTCCTATATATAGGGGCAGTGCtgagtga
- the LOC124032231 gene encoding nck-associated protein 5-like isoform X2 yields the protein MLGYEARTMSDETEPRMCDNLEEEEGDVEDYLEEEEGDVEDYLEEEENNGELMDRLRELEAENSALLLANENQREAYERCLDEVANHVVQALLNQKDLREECIKLKMHVFDLERQNRVLCELFQQKLPNQSSSQDQVQPGPLPVYNTQLLHNVSDKQVGSQSQSDAQAKGNGFHRTLPQAPATPPRGPAASMDALSPFFKKKAHILEVLRKMEETDPLKFHPSAGSITFCDYSQVLMSTEAVLAAGDLCKKHQTLCSCSDSDMQQQQHINGEGQLCPTHLKKSTDSPVKCNYVCGSTAKLNLTPNNVKGTSTTAAISECHIKSTSVEKQQTMNDHQQPAGPNSYLSITVVDQTSPANQGPEAGLKTGQVQDTEKESCLKGKSDEDGSLFTSQLPVPGVKDNPQLAYCELETNGFILSSNDSDNVLSDVVIPEKDGGPAEEGDFSGRANVALSPIRSSCLSDVKAAAINSPSRVLKFLKIPTMAERTQAGASPVRLSPQLTRTSKIPCRTNNYEVYHSPVPSRRSATTERARQPPPPPTRSESYPATTHSASAPTSPPQPEDTCSPPAKELCYRSLLAPKTNNGVPDPLAPGTSHTPRASSQKVPYYENMLELSTSAQVEESKVPENVNISSFSHTITESDRKQNNSLIHKDNVLFLQQQHLSPASDSSSSSSSSSSSSDQDGNTESPFWHGHHSLPNPSALRAAQFQSSPAHYASMKDRGSQDQDTREATIQNSDLSQSQPPVLPAKRHDPSSIPKRPSGVAGSGSQPAESSHTFKYRLAALGKLRSSEDLQINVLLPVDKPEPQSEESIVYFNDDRNKTEESPVDGNLEEQRHSEYTDSLDGKLKGIPGSVALNFPGDCQSYDPAAKSLFGSSVVKAELEMLSSRVGVAKTDSPKGKLGLPSPNTDTPIVLRNNMKCPASLNLSYHGKQPAPSIPYSSSSPSKVPPKSPSKPCQGLAPSAGTGKPTLEAPALVPRYSSKSEDRSKLNANKRNTTVYSDSLPPPLPMPEPQQQEEEKRHLLPIVSSPTLGPTSAIEEKVMKGIEENMLKLAEQDRGQVTEVKLKASNGIASWFGLKKSKLPALSRKPDIPPKVKDEKKGGEWRLNIPSKMAGSKFKGEGVGVESLNISMLMEKAEGLRRALEEERAYVNGVGGVGMDRSGRGHSCEVVMDQSQGQLAVMYRGARSDNFMQQLLNRVDGKDFSGISVAQRRLSFDCKTSRPFSRHTTSGEDMQKGSEHLISNVPSDDNVADPVHSHHFAASGASTYTLDSGIGTFPLPNYCSGTPGRSLSKVRGAGAEHGSSGSSGRAGRRARTLDREPSSMEQCYQSHRDMTAPVMYGSVLEGKGMPRQTAGVIHEDTEAYGAHMLSHRSKTWTFPNLKTPAGPTEMYLAVEEEVETAPYGSPFRGKACGTSGSRNIDPSSLPVPAQTGLSRRGKIRSAPSAPEMGLGRETSLELVRERPEEALSPSRPQVLETPESLSDSLYDSLSSCGSQG from the exons AACCATGTCTGATGAGACAGAACCGAGGATGTGTGATaacctggaggaagaggagggtgacgtTGAGGACtacctggaggaagaggagggagacgtTGAGGACtacctggaggaagaggagaacaaCGGAGAACTGATGGACCGactcagagagctggag GCAGAAAACTCAGCTCTTTTGTTGGCCAATGAGAATCAAAGAGAAGCATATGAGAGATGTCTGGATGAGGTGGCCAACCATGTGGTCCAAGCCCTCCTCAACCAAAAG GATCTGCGAGAGGAGTGCATCAAGCTGAAGATGCATGTGTTTGAcctggagagacagaacagagtgtTGTGTGAGCTCTTCCAACAGAAGCTACCCAACCAGTCAAGCTCTCAGGACCAG GTGCAGCCAGGACCCCTCCCAGTATACAATACACAGCTGCTGCACAATGTCTCTGACAAGCAGGTGGGGTCACAGTCACAGAGCGACGCACAAGCCAAG GGAAATGGGTTTCACCGCACACTGCCACAGGCCCCAGCAACTCCCCCCAGAGGCCCAGCCGCATCCATGGATGCCCTGTCCCCATTCTTCAAGAAGAAAGCACACATTCTGGAGGTCCTTCgaaagatggaggagacagaCCCCCTCAAGTTCCACCCCTCTGCAGGCAGCATCACCTTCTGTGACTACAGTCAGGTCCTGATGTCCACAGAGGCTGTCCTGGCTGCTGGAGACCTGTGTAAGAAGCACCAGACACTCTGCTCCTGCTCAGACTCCGACATGCAACAACAGCAGCACATCAATGGTGAAGGGCAGTTATGTCCTACGCACCTCAAAAAGAGCACAGACAGTCCAGTCAAATGTAACTATGTTTGTGGTAGTACTGCAAAGCTCAACCTGACCCCAAACAATGTCAAAGGCACATCCACCACAGCTGCTATCAGTGAATGCCACATCAAGAGCACATCAGTGGAGAAACAACAGACAATGAATGACCACCAGCAACCAGCAGGTCCTAACTCTTACTTGTCAATCACAGTTGTAGATCAGACTAGCCCAGCCAATCAGGGCCCAGAGGCTGGATTAAAGACTGGGCAGGTCCaggacacagagaaggagagctgtCTTAAAGGGAAGTCTGATGAGGATGGTAGTTTGTTTACCTCCCAGCTGCCTGTCCCTGGAGTGAAGGACAACCCTCAGCTAGCATACTGTGAGCTGGAAACCAATGGGTTTATCTTATCTTCCAATGACAGTGATAACGTGTTGAGTGATGTAGTTATTCCAGAGAAAGACGGTGGCCCAGCAGAGGAGGGGGATTTCTCTGGGAGAGCCAACGTGGCCCTCAGCCCCATCCGTTCATCATGTCTCAGCGACGTCAAAGCCGCTGCCATCAATTCCCCGTCCAGGGTCCTCAAGTTCCTAAAGATCCCTACAATGGCAGAGAGGACCCAGGCAGGGGCCAGCCCTGTCCGTCTGAGCCCCCAGCTCACCCGCACGTCGAAGATCCCCTGTCGCACTAACAACTATGAGGTGTACCACTCCCCTGTCCCCTCACGCAGATCCGCTACCACAGAAAGGGCCAGgcagcctcctcctccacccaccaGGTCCGAATCCTACCCAGCCACTACGCACTCAGCCTCAGCCCCCACCTCCCCGCCTCAGCCTGAGGACACCTGCTCCCCTCCAGCCAAGGAGCTTTGCTACAGGAGCCTCTTAGCCCCCAAGACCAACAATGGTGTCCCCGATCCACTGGCCCCTGGCACTTCTCACACACCCAGGGCCTCTTCGCAGAAGGTCCCGTACTATGAGAACATGTTGGAACTTTCCACCTCGGCTCAGGTAGAAGAATCCAAGGTCCCAGAGAACGTAAACATATCATCTTTCTCTCATACCATAACAGAAAGTGACAGGAAGCAAAATAATTCACTAATACATAAAGACAATGTCCTGTTTCTCCAGCAGCAGCATTTGTCCCCTGCTTCggactcctcatcctcttcctcgtCCTCCTCATCTTCGTCCGATCAGGATGGCAACACAGAGAGCCCATTCTGGCACGGCCACCACAGTCTGCCCAACCCCTCTGCCCTCAGAGCAGCTCAGTTTCAGAGCAGCCCAGCTCACTATGCCAGCATGAAAGACAGAGGATCACAGGACCAGGATACTAGAGAGGCCACAATACAAAACTCTGATCTCTCCCAGTCCCAGCCTCCAGTTCTCCCAGCCAAGAGACATGATCCCTCGTCCATTCCCAAGAGGCCTTCTGGGGTAGCAGGGTCAGGGAGTCAGCCAGCCGAGTCTAGTCACACATTCAAATACAGGCTGGCTGCACTTGGCAAGCTGAGGAGCTCAGAGGACTTACAAATCAATGTGCTCCTGCCAGTAGACAAGCCAGAGCCTCAGAGTGAGGAGAGTATAGTCTATTTTAACGATGACAGGAATAAGACAGAGGAGAGCCCTGTGGATGGTAATTTAGAGGAGCAGAGACACTCGGAATATACAGACTCTCTGGACGGTAAGCTTAAAGGTATTCCTGGTAGCGTTGCTTTGAATTTCCCAGGTGACTGTCAGTCCTATGATCCTGCAGCTAAGTCTCTCTTTGGCTCTTCAGTCGTCAAGGCAGAGCTGGAGATGCTCTCATCCAGAGTGGGTGTGGCTAAGACGGACAGCCCCAAAGGTAAACTGGGCCTCCCGTCTCCAAACACTGACACTCCCATAGTTTTACGCAACAACATGAAATGCCCGGCTTCTCTGAACCTGTCTTACCATGGTAAACAACCTGCACCCAGCATCCCTTACAGCAGCAGCAGCCCCAGCAAGGTCCCTCCTAAGTCCCCGTCTAAACCGTGCCAGGGCCTGGCTCCCTCAGCTGGAACTGGGAAGCCCACCCTGGAGGCCCCAGCCCTGGTCCCCCGGTACTCCTCCAAGTCAGAGGACAGGAGCAAACTCAACGCAAACAAGAGAAACACCACAGTGTACAGTGACAGCCTTCCTCCCCCGCTCCCAATGCCAGAACCGCAGCagcaggaagaggagaagagacaccTTCTCCCTATTGTCTCCAGCCCCACACTTGGCCCCACGTCAGCCATTGAGGAGAAGGTGATGAAGGGTATCGAGGAGAACATGCTGAAGCTggcagaacaggacagaggacag GTTACTGAGGTCAAACTGAAGGCCTCTAACGGGATCGCCAGCTGGTTTGGCCTGAAGAAGAGCAAACTCCCAGCTCTCAGCCGCAAACCAGACATACCACCTAAGGTCAAAGACGAGAAGAAAGGTGGAGAGTGGAGGCTGAATATCCCTTCCAAAATGGCGGGGTCTAAGTTTAAAGGAGAGGGCGTGGGGGTGGAAAGCCTAAATATCTCGATGCTGATGGAGAAGGCGGAGGGTCTGAGGAGagctctggaggaggagagggcctaCGTGAATGGGGTTGGGGGGGTCGGGATGGACCGGTCTGGAAGGGGCCACTCCTGTGAGGTGGTGATGGACCAATCACAGGGCCAGCTGGCTGTGATGTACAGGGGAGCGCGCTCAGACAACTTCATGCAGCAGCTACTGAACAG GGTGGATGGGAAGGACTTCAGTGGCATCAGTGTGGCTCAGAGACGCCTCTCCTTTGACTGTAAAACCTCCAGACCGTTCAGCAGACACACCACCAGCGGGGAGGACATGCAGAAG GGTTCAGAACATCTGATCAGCAACGTCCCCTCAGATGACAATGTAGCTGACCCAGTTCACTCTCATCACTTCGCAG ctTCTGGTGCCTCCACCTACACCCTGGACAGTGGCATTGGCACCTTCCCTCTGCCTAACTACTGTAGTGGTACGCCTGGGAGAAGCCTGTCTAAGGTGAGAGGGGCTGGAGCTGAGCATGGCTCCTCTGGTTCTTCTGGCCGGGCAGGGAGGAGGGCTAGGACCCTGGACAGAGAGCCCTCATCCATGGAGCAGTGCTATCAATCTCACAGAGACATGACGGCCCCTGTAATGTACGGGTCTGTACTGGAGGGGAAAGGCATGCCCAGGCAAACAGCTGGGGTCATTCATGAAG ACACAGAAGCCTATGGAGCTCACATGCTGTCCCACCGCTCCAAGACCTGGACCTTCCCCAACCTGAAGACCCCTGCAGGGCCCACTGAGATGTACCTTGCTGTGGAAGAAGAGGTGGAGACGGCCCCCTATGGATCCCCTTTCAGAGGG AAGGCCTGTGGTACCTCTGGATCTCGTAACATAGACCCCAGCAGTCTGCCGGTGCCGGCCCAGACAGGGCTGAGCCGACGGGGGAAGATCCGCAGTGCGCCCAGTGCCCCAGAGATGGGCCTTGGCCGGGAGACAAGCCTGGAGCTGGTGAGGGAGAGGCCTGAGGAGGCCCTCTCTCCCAGCCGCCCGCAGGTCCTAGAGACCCCAGAGTCACTCAGTGACTCTCTCTACGACAGCCTCTCTTCCTGTGGCAGCCAGGGATGA